The following are encoded in a window of Maylandia zebra isolate NMK-2024a linkage group LG5, Mzebra_GT3a, whole genome shotgun sequence genomic DNA:
- the LOC143418561 gene encoding uncharacterized protein LOC143418561 codes for MRRKRSSRSICRDPYDVIERQRREGRPRLIQLESLTRRSRTLTQLFQGTLQTRLLASTRDDVNAKLESITGQLQLLVSEWEGFEAQREELVVWLADMDVRLRG; via the exons atgaggaggaagagaagcagcaggagcatctgtagggatccctatgatgtcattgag aggcagcggcgagaggggagacctcggctcatccagctggagagcctgaccaggaggagtcgaacattaactcagctcttccagggcaccctgcagactcGGCTGTTGGCATCGACGAGGGATGACGTGAACGCcaaactggagtccatcacaggtcaactgcag ctccttgtctcagagtgggagggatttgaagcacaaagggaggagCTTGTCGtttggttggctgatatggatgtCCGCCTGAgaggttga